A part of Helicobacter himalayensis genomic DNA contains:
- a CDS encoding M16 family metallopeptidase has product MSAVSLNAGVIPKHYEEVLENGLQVVVVPLQNKSSVIEVDVIYKVGSRNEVNGKSGIAHMLEHLNFKSTKNLKAGEFDEIVKKFGGMSNAYTIFDYTKYYINTTNKNLAKSLELFAEVMENLTLSDEEFQPERNVVLQERLWRTDNNPTGLLYFEFFNTAFEKHPYHWTPIGFKEDIQSWKLEDIIAFHSTYYQPQNAIVLVTGDVEPKEVFANAKKYFGKIKNATDSIPQVDIKEPTQNASKFKQVQKQSEVEYLAMGYKIPDYLHKDQVALSAISEILSDGNSSLFQIELVDKKQLSSGVSAYNMELKDEGVFFIMAVANQNVSAKTLQKEIVAILERIKKGEISQEELEKVKISTKASFVHSFESAASTAGVFASYLALGDLSPLFEYENAIENLSIEEIARVAQKYFVPNMLTTAVIYANEGTKKSTTN; this is encoded by the coding sequence ATGAGTGCGGTGAGCTTGAATGCTGGAGTGATACCAAAGCATTATGAAGAAGTGCTTGAAAATGGCTTGCAAGTGGTGGTAGTGCCATTGCAAAATAAAAGCTCAGTGATTGAAGTAGATGTGATTTATAAGGTTGGTAGTCGCAATGAGGTGAATGGAAAAAGTGGTATTGCGCATATGCTCGAACATCTTAATTTTAAATCCACCAAAAACCTTAAAGCTGGTGAATTTGATGAGATTGTGAAAAAATTTGGCGGTATGAGTAATGCTTATACAATTTTTGACTACACAAAATACTATATAAACACGACAAATAAGAATCTTGCAAAGTCACTAGAGCTTTTTGCGGAAGTAATGGAAAATCTCACTTTGAGCGATGAGGAATTTCAGCCAGAGCGCAATGTTGTGTTGCAAGAGCGCCTATGGCGAACGGATAATAATCCAACGGGGCTTTTGTATTTTGAGTTTTTTAACACTGCGTTTGAAAAACATCCTTATCATTGGACACCCATAGGATTCAAAGAAGATATACAATCTTGGAAGTTAGAGGATATTATCGCATTTCATAGCACTTACTATCAGCCACAAAATGCCATTGTGCTGGTAACTGGCGATGTCGAGCCAAAAGAGGTGTTTGCAAATGCGAAAAAATATTTTGGCAAGATTAAAAACGCGACAGATTCTATCCCACAAGTGGATATAAAAGAGCCAACCCAAAATGCATCAAAGTTTAAGCAAGTCCAAAAGCAAAGCGAAGTGGAATACCTAGCAATGGGCTATAAAATCCCAGATTATCTTCACAAAGATCAAGTGGCACTAAGCGCGATAAGTGAAATTCTAAGTGACGGAAATTCTAGCCTTTTTCAAATTGAGCTTGTAGATAAAAAACAACTTTCCTCGGGAGTTTCTGCGTATAATATGGAGCTAAAAGATGAGGGTGTGTTTTTTATTATGGCAGTGGCTAATCAAAATGTGAGCGCAAAGACTTTGCAAAAGGAGATTGTTGCGATTTTGGAGCGCATCAAAAAGGGCGAGATAAGCCAAGAAGAGCTAGAAAAAGTAAAAATCTCAACAAAAGCAAGCTTTGTGCATAGTTTTGAAAGTGCAGCTTCCACGGCTGGTGTGTTTGCAAGCTATCTTGCACTGGGCGATTTGTCGCCACTTTTTGAATATGAAAATGCAATTGAAAACCTTAGTATTGAAGAAATCGCGCGCGTGGCGCAAAAATACTTTGTTCCAAATATGCTTACAACAGCTGTGATTTACGCAAATGAAGGCACAAAGAAGAGTACAACAAACTAA
- the dapA gene encoding 4-hydroxy-tetrahydrodipicolinate synthase produces the protein MSALVTPFYEGKIDTQTFESLIKRQIACGMDACVPVGTTGESATLSHKEHMECIELAVSVCKGNKIKVLAGAGSNATSEAIELARFAQKCGADAILCVSPYYNKPSQEGLFAHYKAVADSVDIPLMLYNVPSRTGVSIEVGTAIRLFKEVRNIIAIKEASGSMERVIELAANAPTFSVFSGDDALNYPILANGGKGVISVTGNLLPKEISELTHSALNGDLQTSQMLNNKLFEINKALFCESNPIPIKATMYLSGLLRSLEYRLPLVAPTSENLKYIESVLQKYEIA, from the coding sequence ATGAGCGCGCTTGTGACACCTTTTTATGAAGGAAAAATCGATACGCAAACTTTTGAATCTCTTATCAAAAGACAAATTGCTTGTGGAATGGACGCGTGCGTGCCTGTAGGGACTACGGGGGAATCTGCGACTTTAAGTCATAAAGAACATATGGAGTGCATTGAGCTAGCTGTAAGTGTATGCAAAGGAAATAAGATAAAAGTGCTTGCAGGTGCGGGGAGCAATGCCACAAGTGAAGCCATTGAACTAGCGCGTTTTGCGCAAAAATGTGGCGCAGATGCGATTTTATGCGTAAGTCCATATTACAACAAACCAAGTCAAGAGGGGCTTTTTGCGCATTATAAGGCAGTGGCAGATTCTGTGGATATTCCGCTTATGCTTTATAATGTCCCTTCACGCACGGGAGTAAGTATTGAAGTTGGCACGGCGATACGACTTTTTAAAGAAGTGAGGAATATCATTGCCATTAAAGAGGCGAGTGGGTCGATGGAGCGCGTGATTGAGCTTGCGGCGAATGCGCCTACTTTTAGCGTTTTTAGTGGAGATGATGCGCTCAATTACCCAATCCTTGCAAATGGCGGTAAAGGCGTGATTTCAGTAACGGGCAATCTTTTGCCCAAAGAGATTTCAGAGCTTACGCATAGTGCGCTAAATGGGGATTTGCAAACAAGCCAAATGCTTAACAATAAGCTCTTTGAGATTAATAAAGCGCTTTTTTGCGAAAGCAATCCAATCCCTATAAAAGCCACAATGTATCTTAGCGGACTTCTTAGAAGCTTAGAATACCGCCTGCCATTAGTTGCACCAACGAGTGAAAATCTCAAATATATAGAATCTGTTTTACAAAAATATGAAATCGCATAA
- a CDS encoding methyltransferase family protein, translated as MRLNRFPLQYVFGVLCIVWLFVSSSAHSDFVANLIRGVGVAFVIVGVYGRLYATIFIGGMKNEGVDGKSFIDYGAYSLCRNPLYLFSFVAFVGILALKGQIALIVIGALIYLWIYRMTILSEEEFLESKFGEPYKQFLQKTSRFFPRLEGFHCPEKIEVRPEFLHKEIRRALNWFLGVVTILAIEVLQYYEILPVFWRIY; from the coding sequence ATGAGACTTAATCGTTTTCCCTTACAGTATGTTTTTGGCGTGCTGTGTATTGTGTGGCTTTTTGTTTCATCAAGTGCGCATAGCGATTTTGTTGCAAATCTTATCCGAGGTGTGGGCGTAGCATTTGTGATTGTGGGCGTGTATGGAAGGCTGTATGCGACAATCTTTATCGGCGGTATGAAAAATGAAGGCGTAGATGGTAAGAGCTTTATTGATTATGGTGCTTATAGCTTGTGTCGCAACCCGCTCTATCTCTTTTCTTTCGTTGCCTTTGTTGGTATCCTTGCACTCAAAGGGCAGATTGCGCTTATTGTCATCGGTGCGCTTATATATTTGTGGATTTATAGAATGACAATTTTAAGCGAAGAAGAGTTTTTGGAATCGAAGTTTGGCGAGCCTTATAAGCAATTTTTGCAAAAAACTTCACGCTTTTTTCCACGCCTTGAGGGTTTTCATTGCCCAGAAAAAATCGAAGTGCGCCCAGAATTTTTACACAAAGAAATCCGCCGTGCGCTCAATTGGTTTTTGGGCGTTGTGACGATTTTGGCAATTGAAGTGTTGCAATATTACGAGATTTTGCCTGTATTTTGGCGTATTTATTAG
- a CDS encoding enoyl-ACP reductase, with amino-acid sequence MTNDQNTTDFMRGKTLVISGATRGIGKAILYRFAQNGVNVAFTYNKNEEEANKIAQDVEAKYKIKAKYYPLNVLEPEQYVELFKKIDEYFGRVDFFVSNAIIYGKSVAGGFGPFMRLRPKGLNNIYTATVLAFVVGSQEAAKRMKEVGGGAIVSLSSTGNLVYMPNYAGHGNSKNAVETMVKYAATELGEWGIRVNAVSGGPIDTDALRAFPDYAEVRAKVEEQSPLNRMGTPEDLAGAAFFLCDSTQSAWLTGQTIVIDGGTTFK; translated from the coding sequence ATGACAAACGACCAAAATACAACGGACTTTATGAGAGGCAAAACTTTAGTTATCAGTGGCGCTACAAGAGGTATTGGGAAGGCTATTTTGTATCGCTTTGCGCAGAATGGTGTGAATGTCGCTTTCACTTACAATAAAAACGAGGAAGAGGCAAATAAGATTGCTCAAGATGTAGAAGCAAAATACAAAATCAAAGCAAAATATTATCCGCTCAATGTCCTAGAGCCAGAGCAGTATGTGGAATTGTTTAAAAAAATCGATGAATATTTTGGACGCGTAGATTTCTTTGTCTCAAACGCTATTATTTATGGTAAAAGCGTAGCGGGCGGATTTGGTCCATTTATGCGCTTGCGTCCTAAGGGGTTAAATAATATCTACACTGCTACCGTGCTAGCCTTTGTCGTGGGCTCACAAGAAGCAGCAAAGAGAATGAAAGAAGTAGGTGGCGGAGCAATCGTATCTTTAAGCTCAACAGGAAATCTCGTTTATATGCCAAATTACGCAGGACACGGGAACTCCAAAAATGCTGTGGAGACGATGGTAAAATACGCCGCCACAGAGCTAGGAGAATGGGGGATCCGTGTTAATGCTGTAAGTGGCGGACCAATTGACACAGACGCGTTGCGTGCATTTCCAGATTATGCAGAGGTACGCGCAAAAGTGGAGGAGCAATCCCCGCTTAACCGTATGGGAACACCTGAAGATTTGGCTGGTGCGGCGTTTTTCCTTTGTGATTCTACGCAAAGCGCGTGGCTTACAGGACAAACGATAGTTATTGATGGTGGAACAACTTTTAAATAA
- a CDS encoding cation diffusion facilitator family transporter produces MRFPASVLTPKFAALTATITALSLAVLKLVVGILSGSVAVLASAIDSLLDVGISIFNFFALKKSEQPANSGFNYGFGKIEALASAFESFVIFLSGLYILYTSIQKILQTHSIHNLESSLGVMLFSFCATLFLVVFLQIIAKRTNSQVIKVDAMHYKIDLLSNGAVLCSLGVIYVSGFEKLDAILGLLIAVYIMFSAFGLMRDSVFLLLDRAIEPEILERVKDILDKAPITGYHALRTRISGNIYFLEVHLVFDDSIALLSAHKVCNAIEEQVRAINPALIWEINAHLDPYDDYEEDVVLKYY; encoded by the coding sequence ATGCGTTTTCCTGCTAGTGTTCTTACCCCCAAGTTTGCCGCTCTTACCGCTACAATCACTGCGCTAAGTTTGGCGGTGCTAAAGCTTGTCGTCGGGATTTTAAGTGGCTCGGTGGCTGTGCTTGCGAGTGCGATAGATTCTCTACTTGATGTGGGAATCTCAATCTTTAACTTTTTTGCGTTAAAAAAATCCGAGCAACCTGCAAATAGCGGATTTAATTATGGTTTTGGCAAAATAGAAGCCCTTGCTAGCGCGTTTGAAAGCTTTGTTATCTTTCTTTCTGGATTGTATATTCTTTATACTTCCATTCAAAAGATTTTACAAACACACAGTATTCATAACTTAGAATCCTCACTCGGCGTGATGCTTTTTTCATTTTGTGCGACTTTATTTTTGGTAGTGTTTTTGCAAATCATCGCAAAACGCACAAATTCGCAAGTCATCAAAGTCGATGCGATGCATTATAAAATTGATTTACTTAGTAATGGCGCGGTTTTATGTTCGCTTGGGGTGATTTATGTGAGTGGTTTTGAAAAGCTTGATGCGATTTTAGGACTTCTTATAGCGGTGTATATTATGTTTAGCGCGTTTGGGCTGATGAGAGATAGCGTGTTTTTATTGCTTGATAGAGCCATAGAGCCAGAGATTTTGGAGCGGGTGAAAGACATCTTAGACAAAGCGCCCATCACGGGTTATCACGCTCTACGCACGCGTATTTCTGGAAATATATATTTTTTAGAGGTGCATTTGGTGTTTGATGATTCTATTGCGCTTCTTAGTGCGCATAAGGTTTGTAATGCCATTGAAGAGCAGGTGCGTGCAATAAATCCAGCACTTATATGGGAGATAAACGCGCATTTAGATCCTTATGATGATTATGAAGAAGATGTGGTGTTAAAATATTATTAA
- a CDS encoding ATP-binding protein, whose translation MELVSDFLQAEPITTARIYPHLKCDEQEAEILRALLKEYLDGESDWNVGIFLLKFFHTNAVQNLAFLPKVRNLIGLGLLNQSGFDFLESKESLLELYAERIRLSGNFFKILEGSLDEELPEISAYSDDLEYLKDQFMRIDLLHKLSNAKSSNAPSLSFSLKLLDEHIKARLKLTLKRIPIVKFLKEYHLTQKEQILFLAVLKEEYSSKDGELFRESGTLLGLISSDEYERMRNSALLNENSKLITEGLLDYDEYISGFGNITRSFFIPQEILQKITHPTKQRNKISLSSLVKNQDIFELLEPKQGLDSVVLHERTRETLNHLLAQVDARVAKLLKQWGIKQKRSIEAKILLYGPPGTGKTLSALALAKSLKKEVLSFDCSKILSMYVGESEKNVRQIFDTYKDICKKTKNEPILLLDEADQFLSSRANVASSADKMHNQMQNIFLEQIERFEGIIIATTNLIENFDSAFSRRFNYKIEFKRPNFSQRQKLWKSLLPRNISFVDSKQVLIDTLSEYDLSGAQIKLVIKNTAYKVATRENPVFSIEDFKEEIKKEQSGNFDGSKNVGFIRR comes from the coding sequence ATGGAATTGGTGAGTGATTTTTTACAAGCAGAGCCTATTACAACAGCTAGGATTTATCCGCATTTAAAGTGCGATGAGCAAGAGGCGGAGATTCTGCGCGCGTTATTAAAAGAATATTTAGACGGGGAGAGCGATTGGAATGTTGGCATATTTTTATTGAAATTTTTTCACACAAACGCAGTGCAAAACCTCGCCTTTTTGCCAAAAGTGCGCAATCTCATCGGCTTGGGATTGCTTAATCAAAGTGGCTTTGATTTTTTAGAATCTAAAGAATCTCTTTTAGAGCTTTATGCTGAACGCATTCGCTTAAGTGGCAATTTTTTTAAAATCTTAGAGGGCTCGCTTGATGAGGAATTGCCAGAAATTAGCGCGTATAGCGATGATTTGGAGTATTTAAAAGACCAATTTATGCGCATTGATTTGCTCCATAAGCTTAGTAATGCAAAATCTTCAAATGCGCCTTCTCTTAGTTTTTCACTCAAACTTTTAGACGAGCACATTAAAGCGCGTTTGAAGCTTACCCTGAAGCGCATTCCGATTGTGAAATTTCTTAAAGAGTACCATTTAACCCAAAAAGAGCAGATTCTCTTTTTAGCGGTTTTAAAAGAGGAGTATTCCTCAAAAGATGGCGAGCTTTTCCGCGAAAGTGGGACATTGCTAGGGCTTATTAGCAGTGATGAGTATGAGAGAATGCGTAACAGCGCACTTTTGAATGAAAACTCAAAGCTCATTACGGAGGGCTTGCTTGATTATGATGAGTATATTTCAGGTTTTGGGAATATCACGCGCTCATTTTTTATCCCGCAAGAAATTTTGCAAAAAATCACCCACCCTACAAAGCAACGCAACAAAATAAGCCTTTCATCATTAGTAAAAAACCAAGATATTTTTGAGCTTTTAGAGCCAAAGCAGGGGCTGGATTCTGTCGTGTTGCACGAAAGAACAAGAGAGACACTCAATCACCTGCTAGCGCAAGTTGATGCGCGCGTAGCAAAACTACTAAAGCAATGGGGGATAAAGCAAAAGCGCAGTATTGAAGCAAAGATTCTACTTTATGGACCACCGGGCACAGGCAAAACGCTAAGTGCGCTTGCTTTAGCAAAAAGTCTCAAAAAAGAGGTGTTAAGCTTTGATTGCTCAAAGATTCTCTCTATGTATGTGGGGGAATCTGAAAAAAATGTGCGCCAAATTTTTGACACTTATAAAGATATTTGCAAAAAAACCAAAAATGAGCCAATACTTTTGCTTGATGAAGCCGACCAATTTCTCTCTTCGCGTGCAAATGTCGCAAGTAGCGCGGATAAAATGCACAATCAGATGCAAAATATTTTTTTAGAGCAAATTGAACGCTTTGAAGGTATTATCATTGCGACTACAAATCTCATTGAAAACTTCGATAGCGCCTTTTCAAGGCGCTTTAATTATAAGATAGAGTTTAAGCGTCCAAATTTTTCCCAACGCCAAAAATTGTGGAAATCTTTACTTCCGCGCAATATTAGCTTTGTAGATTCTAAGCAAGTGCTTATTGACACATTAAGTGAGTATGATTTAAGTGGCGCGCAAATTAAGCTTGTGATTAAAAACACTGCTTACAAAGTTGCTACAAGAGAAAATCCAGTCTTTAGTATTGAGGATTTTAAAGAGGAGATTAAAAAAGAGCAGAGTGGAAACTTTGATGGTAGCAAAAATGTAGGATTTATAAGGAGATAG
- the hisA gene encoding 1-(5-phosphoribosyl)-5-[(5-phosphoribosylamino)methylideneamino]imidazole-4-carboxamide isomerase: MLDIYPAIDLKEGKAVRLYKGEMQSAKIYGAPLEFAKKFEEMGAKWLHIVDLDGAFKGVPSNMQSIKEILSHTKLQIQLGGGIRDEETISKYIDLGIARVILGSVALKNMDFALKMAQKYHVAIGIDARDGKVAVEGWAQSGEVEALEFAKEFQNSGVEAIICTDIARDGALSGINVTFTQTIAQNSGIHTIASGGFANQSELETLAQNEFIGGVIIGKAFYEGKIDLQNSLKNFQKA; encoded by the coding sequence ATGCTTGATATTTATCCGGCTATTGATTTAAAAGAAGGCAAGGCAGTGCGGCTTTATAAAGGTGAAATGCAAAGCGCAAAAATCTATGGCGCACCGCTAGAGTTTGCTAAAAAATTTGAAGAAATGGGCGCAAAGTGGTTGCATATCGTGGATTTAGATGGCGCGTTTAAAGGCGTACCAAGCAATATGCAAAGTATCAAAGAGATTCTCTCCCATACAAAGCTTCAAATTCAGTTAGGCGGGGGAATCCGCGATGAAGAAACAATTTCAAAATACATAGATTTAGGCATTGCGCGCGTGATTTTGGGCTCGGTGGCGCTCAAAAATATGGACTTTGCGCTCAAAATGGCACAAAAATATCACGTAGCCATAGGCATTGATGCGCGCGATGGGAAAGTCGCGGTTGAGGGTTGGGCGCAAAGTGGCGAAGTAGAGGCGCTAGAATTTGCCAAAGAGTTTCAAAATAGCGGAGTGGAGGCGATTATCTGCACAGATATTGCGCGTGATGGCGCACTAAGCGGGATTAATGTAACTTTCACTCAAACAATCGCGCAAAATAGCGGAATCCACACTATCGCAAGCGGTGGATTTGCTAATCAAAGTGAGCTAGAGACTTTAGCGCAAAATGAGTTTATTGGCGGGGTGATTATTGGCAAGGCGTTTTATGAAGGAAAAATTGATTTACAAAACTCACTAAAAAATTTTCAAAAAGCATAA
- a CDS encoding chemotaxis response regulator CheY, which translates to MKLLVVDDSSTMRRIIKNTLQRLGYEDILEAEHGVEAWGILDTTGGINVLITDWNMPEMNGLDLVKKVRADERYKDIPIIMVTTEGGKAEVITALKAGVNNYIVKPFTPQVLKEKLEVVLGVNEG; encoded by the coding sequence TTGAAATTGCTTGTAGTTGATGACAGCTCCACAATGAGAAGGATTATAAAGAATACATTGCAGAGGTTGGGCTATGAGGATATTCTAGAGGCTGAGCACGGCGTAGAAGCGTGGGGGATACTTGATACTACCGGCGGGATAAATGTGCTTATCACGGATTGGAATATGCCTGAAATGAATGGACTTGACTTGGTGAAAAAAGTGCGTGCAGATGAGCGCTATAAAGATATTCCTATCATTATGGTAACCACTGAAGGCGGTAAGGCTGAGGTTATTACTGCGCTTAAAGCTGGCGTAAATAATTACATCGTGAAGCCTTTCACACCGCAAGTTTTGAAAGAAAAGCTTGAAGTTGTGCTTGGCGTGAATGAGGGCTAA
- the prmA gene encoding 50S ribosomal protein L11 methyltransferase: MQNSYFELILYPNAQPEVFSQMVGEFLTQIYILDSDMSDFDAQDCDFSSYPCEFVDSQSIFDYVIPKEKWHIAGNLNLQEITSHQKTKIIFAIPETTTQGQKTSDMLNAIESCLKQTCEILSARLQEQVALAYILQEKKNEDWLRVYRDSIIPIDCGKFHITPSWHFSEESSKDHIPIIIDPALAFGSGHHASTSMCLELLSALELKDKNVLDVGCGSGILSIASAKLGANVFACDTDSLSIEQTTLNMQKNNTTCTLIYGSLNKIPAQPQDIIIANITALVLKSLYKDFVLHLLKNGILIISGILAEYKNDIIACFTRGFAILQTLERDEWVAFKMQKL, translated from the coding sequence ATGCAAAACTCTTATTTTGAACTTATTCTTTATCCAAATGCTCAACCTGAAGTTTTTTCACAAATGGTTGGGGAATTTCTCACACAAATTTATATATTAGATTCTGATATGTCAGATTTTGACGCGCAAGATTGTGATTTTTCAAGCTATCCTTGTGAATTTGTGGATTCTCAAAGTATTTTTGACTATGTGATTCCTAAAGAAAAATGGCACATTGCCGGGAATCTGAATCTACAAGAAATTACCTCACACCAAAAAACAAAAATTATTTTCGCCATTCCAGAGACAACAACACAGGGGCAAAAAACTTCTGATATGCTAAATGCGATAGAATCTTGCTTAAAGCAAACTTGTGAGATTCTATCCGCGCGTTTGCAGGAGCAAGTAGCACTTGCCTATATCTTACAGGAAAAAAAGAATGAGGATTGGTTACGGGTTTATAGAGATTCTATTATACCCATTGATTGTGGGAAGTTTCATATTACGCCATCTTGGCATTTTAGTGAAGAATCTAGCAAGGATCATATCCCTATTATCATCGATCCAGCCCTTGCTTTTGGCTCAGGACATCACGCAAGTACGTCTATGTGTTTGGAGCTTTTAAGCGCATTAGAGCTTAAGGATAAAAATGTCCTTGATGTGGGTTGCGGGAGTGGGATTTTAAGCATTGCAAGTGCGAAACTTGGTGCAAATGTGTTTGCTTGCGATACAGATTCTCTAAGTATCGAGCAAACAACACTCAATATGCAAAAAAACAACACCACTTGCACGCTGATATATGGTAGCCTGAATAAAATCCCAGCACAACCTCAAGATATAATCATCGCAAATATTACGGCACTTGTGCTAAAAAGCCTTTACAAGGACTTTGTATTGCATTTACTTAAAAATGGAATCCTTATTATTTCTGGAATCTTAGCAGAATATAAAAATGATATAATTGCGTGTTTTACTAGAGGTTTTGCGATTTTACAGACTTTAGAGCGCGATGAGTGGGTGGCGTTTAAAATGCAAAAACTTTAA
- the ftsH gene encoding ATP-dependent zinc metalloprotease FtsH, producing the protein MQENQNNNKKPFKQNPFLTFALLVIGLMIVFKFFSPSGDLLSERLGGSVINREVSYYELKQLIKNKEVDSVSIGQTIIKAVSSSGSPKILYVAKRVSDPNLTALLDEKRIEYSGFSESNFFTDMINMLLPIFIIIAIWLFIASRMQKSMGGGMFGIGSSKKLVNAEKPKVSFDDMAGNEEAKEEVVEIVDFLKYPERYAAVGAKIPKGVLLVGPPGTGKTLLAKAVAGEANVPFFSMSGSSFIEMFVGLGASRVRDLFEMAKKEAPSIIFIDEIDAIGKSRAAGGMVGGNDEREQTLNQLLAEMDGFGSENAPVIVLAATNRPEVLDPALLRPGRFDRQVLVDAPDFNGRVEILKVHIKNVSLARDVDLQEIAKFSAGLAGADLANIVNEAALLAGRENKKEVSQKHFKEAMERTMIGLEKKSRRISPKEKEIVAYHESGHALMGELTEGANRVNKVSIIPRGMGALGYTLHTPEENKHLQQRYEMIAEIDVLLGGRSAEEVFLGEISNGASDDLRRATGIIKNMIVYYGMSDVSGLMVLDDYTRRSNFLGGGGSAREFSEETARKMDTYIQTMLNERHEHVKKTLELYKGAIEAMVKELLEKEVIDGSLVREIIEKYEKEQGMQSRLIPLQTQED; encoded by the coding sequence ATGCAAGAAAATCAAAATAACAATAAAAAACCATTTAAACAAAATCCTTTTTTAACTTTCGCGCTTTTGGTGATTGGCTTAATGATTGTGTTTAAGTTTTTTTCCCCTTCAGGTGATCTTTTGAGTGAGCGCTTGGGTGGAAGTGTGATAAATAGAGAAGTGAGCTATTATGAGTTAAAACAGCTTATTAAAAATAAAGAAGTAGATTCTGTAAGTATTGGACAGACGATTATTAAGGCGGTGTCTTCAAGCGGTTCGCCAAAGATTCTCTATGTGGCAAAGCGCGTGAGCGACCCAAATCTCACCGCACTTTTAGATGAAAAGCGCATCGAATATAGTGGTTTTAGTGAATCTAATTTTTTTACAGATATGATTAATATGCTTTTGCCAATCTTTATCATCATCGCTATTTGGCTTTTCATCGCTAGCAGAATGCAAAAGTCTATGGGTGGCGGAATGTTTGGTATCGGAAGCTCAAAAAAGCTTGTGAATGCCGAAAAGCCAAAGGTGAGCTTTGATGATATGGCGGGAAATGAAGAGGCAAAAGAAGAAGTTGTGGAGATTGTGGATTTTCTCAAATACCCTGAACGTTATGCGGCTGTGGGGGCGAAGATTCCAAAAGGTGTGCTTTTAGTGGGACCTCCGGGTACAGGCAAAACGCTTCTTGCAAAGGCTGTGGCGGGGGAAGCGAATGTGCCGTTTTTTTCAATGAGCGGAAGTAGTTTTATTGAAATGTTTGTAGGCTTAGGTGCAAGCAGGGTGCGCGATTTGTTTGAAATGGCAAAAAAAGAGGCGCCAAGTATTATTTTCATCGATGAAATTGATGCAATCGGAAAAAGTCGTGCCGCAGGTGGAATGGTGGGTGGCAATGATGAAAGGGAGCAAACGCTCAACCAGCTTTTAGCCGAAATGGACGGCTTTGGCTCTGAAAATGCCCCTGTCATCGTGCTAGCAGCTACCAACCGCCCAGAAGTGTTAGATCCAGCACTTTTGCGCCCGGGACGCTTTGATAGGCAGGTGCTTGTCGATGCGCCGGATTTCAATGGACGCGTGGAGATTCTCAAAGTGCATATCAAAAATGTCAGCCTTGCGCGTGATGTGGATTTGCAAGAGATTGCAAAATTTAGCGCAGGGCTTGCGGGTGCGGATTTGGCAAATATCGTTAATGAAGCAGCACTGCTAGCAGGGCGTGAAAACAAAAAAGAAGTTTCACAAAAGCACTTCAAAGAGGCGATGGAACGCACAATGATAGGCTTAGAGAAAAAATCTCGCAGAATCTCGCCAAAAGAAAAAGAAATTGTCGCCTATCACGAAAGCGGGCACGCGCTGATGGGTGAGCTTACAGAGGGTGCAAATCGTGTGAATAAGGTTTCAATCATTCCGCGCGGAATGGGTGCTTTGGGCTATACCCTCCACACACCAGAGGAAAATAAGCATTTGCAGCAGCGCTATGAGATGATAGCTGAAATCGATGTTTTGCTCGGCGGGCGCAGTGCGGAGGAAGTCTTTTTGGGTGAAATCTCAAATGGTGCGTCTGATGATTTGCGCCGCGCGACAGGCATTATCAAAAATATGATTGTATATTATGGAATGAGCGATGTAAGCGGGCTTATGGTGCTAGATGATTATACAAGACGTAGTAATTTTCTAGGTGGCGGGGGCTCTGCGCGTGAGTTTAGCGAAGAGACTGCGCGTAAAATGGATACTTACATTCAAACAATGCTTAATGAGCGTCACGAGCATGTCAAAAAGACGCTTGAGCTGTATAAAGGTGCGATTGAAGCGATGGTAAAAGAATTACTAGAAAAAGAAGTGATTGATGGCTCGCTCGTGCGTGAAATCATAGAAAAATATGAAAAAGAGCAAGGTATGCAATCGCGTCTCATACCTTTACAGACACAAGAGGATTAG